One Dietzia sp. JS16-p6b genomic window carries:
- a CDS encoding C40 family peptidase, whose protein sequence is MGAHSIKASSTGRRVATAGLLAAGAAVAGAGTAAAAPVTVDVPVELRLPGVPAQVTVDLPEGIALPAGLVPVAAAQAAPVEFATPAPEISTGQRILDAASTRVGSPYAWGATGPNSFDCSGLTSWAYKEAGISIPRTSQAQIGGGTQVAKADLQPGDIVAFYSGASHVGIYAGNGQVVHAPYSGTSVSYAPLDSMPFYGATRYY, encoded by the coding sequence GTGGGAGCCCACAGCATCAAGGCCAGCTCGACCGGGCGCCGTGTCGCCACCGCAGGACTGCTCGCTGCAGGCGCCGCCGTCGCAGGCGCCGGGACCGCGGCCGCCGCACCGGTGACCGTCGACGTACCCGTCGAACTGCGTCTGCCCGGTGTGCCCGCACAGGTCACCGTCGATCTCCCAGAGGGCATCGCCCTGCCGGCCGGCCTCGTCCCGGTCGCGGCAGCCCAGGCCGCCCCCGTCGAGTTCGCCACCCCGGCGCCGGAGATCTCCACCGGCCAGCGCATCCTCGACGCCGCGAGCACCCGCGTCGGCTCGCCTTACGCCTGGGGCGCCACCGGCCCCAATTCGTTCGACTGCTCCGGCCTGACCTCGTGGGCGTACAAGGAGGCGGGGATCTCCATCCCGCGTACCAGCCAGGCCCAGATCGGCGGCGGCACCCAGGTCGCCAAGGCCGACCTGCAGCCCGGGGACATCGTCGCGTTCTACAGCGGCGCCAGCCACGTGGGAATCTACGCCGGCAACGGCCAGGTCGTGCACGCCCCGTACTCCGGCACCTCGGTGAGCTACGCGCCGCTGGATTCCATGCCGTTCTACGGTGCGACCCGCTACTACTGA
- a CDS encoding NlpC/P60 family protein has protein sequence MTQRSRSIALTVAAFALLGSGGVMVPAQTVSAQTVDPGTAGPAGAESTGTTGPPQDTAPERSASSGQATGEDLVELARLSAEAGALGEELHLARADLERADAERQRREREAGVAAGLAAVADLGASRDQSLVDRLATLRYRGGDTGATRAAVLAESPRDLVDRIGTLQRLSGATTSALGASRAASAEAARLRVEADLASEAARASARDAQRRADDLDQRSDEMRVRIDEVRRRVDALSDAQRALWAGGPLVPPGYVAPAIDGVNTAALNVALTRIGAPYSWGATGPSEFDCSGLMVWAYAQEGKTLPRSSQAQAVAGAPVAMPDIQPGDLVIYYAGATHVGMYAGDGLVLHAPTYGVPVKLEKVDAMPISGVRRY, from the coding sequence ATGACCCAGAGATCCCGGTCGATCGCCCTCACCGTTGCCGCCTTCGCCCTCCTGGGCTCCGGCGGAGTGATGGTGCCGGCGCAGACGGTGTCGGCCCAGACCGTGGATCCCGGGACGGCGGGCCCGGCCGGGGCCGAGAGCACCGGTACGACGGGCCCGCCCCAGGACACCGCGCCGGAACGATCCGCCTCGTCAGGCCAGGCCACCGGTGAGGACCTGGTCGAGCTGGCGAGGCTGTCCGCGGAGGCCGGCGCACTCGGGGAGGAACTGCACCTGGCGCGAGCGGATCTGGAGAGGGCCGACGCCGAACGGCAGCGACGCGAGCGCGAGGCCGGAGTTGCCGCCGGACTCGCCGCCGTCGCCGATCTGGGGGCGTCGCGCGACCAGTCGCTCGTCGATCGACTCGCGACTCTCCGCTACCGCGGGGGCGATACCGGTGCCACCCGGGCCGCCGTCCTCGCCGAGAGCCCCCGAGACCTGGTCGACCGGATCGGTACTCTGCAGCGGCTCTCCGGCGCCACCACCAGTGCGCTCGGCGCCTCGCGCGCCGCCTCAGCGGAGGCCGCCCGTCTCCGGGTGGAGGCGGATCTCGCGTCGGAAGCCGCGCGCGCCTCGGCGCGTGACGCCCAGCGACGCGCGGATGACCTCGATCAGCGGTCGGACGAGATGAGAGTGCGGATCGACGAGGTGAGACGTCGCGTGGACGCTCTCTCCGACGCGCAGCGTGCACTCTGGGCCGGCGGCCCCCTGGTGCCCCCGGGGTACGTCGCCCCGGCGATCGACGGGGTCAACACGGCCGCCCTGAACGTGGCCCTCACCCGGATCGGTGCCCCGTACTCCTGGGGGGCGACCGGACCGTCCGAGTTCGACTGCTCCGGCCTCATGGTGTGGGCGTACGCGCAGGAGGGCAAGACGCTTCCCCGGTCGAGTCAGGCGCAGGCGGTGGCGGGGGCGCCCGTGGCGATGCCGGACATCCAACCCGGAGACCTCGTCATCTACTACGCGGGTGCGACCCACGTCGGCATGTACGCCGGCGACGGACTCGTCCTCCACGCGCCGACCTACGGGGTGCCGGTCAAGCTCGAGAAGGTCGACGCGATGCCGATCAGCGGGGTCCGTCGCTACTGA
- a CDS encoding DUF3253 domain-containing protein: MTDNQVDHTDDGRYIVVKGRRWRATDPSIPDALRTELVSALMTGRRLVKSDGDAARVMVQDAKVALGERGDPWWEPTEQGTRDRLAATIRTLLRSRGESSICPSDAARAVGGDDWRELMGTAREVALDLRADGVVAVTQRGEVVSGTDLRGPIRIVAGDALGFRPRPGGTSPAP; the protein is encoded by the coding sequence GTGACGGACAACCAGGTCGACCACACCGATGACGGCCGCTATATCGTGGTCAAGGGACGACGGTGGCGGGCCACCGATCCCTCGATCCCGGACGCGCTGAGGACAGAGTTGGTCTCCGCGCTCATGACCGGCCGCCGACTCGTGAAGTCCGACGGCGACGCCGCCCGGGTGATGGTGCAGGATGCCAAGGTAGCCCTGGGCGAGCGGGGCGACCCCTGGTGGGAGCCCACCGAGCAGGGCACGCGGGACCGGTTGGCCGCGACGATCCGGACACTTCTGCGCTCCCGGGGCGAGAGCTCGATCTGTCCCAGCGACGCCGCCCGCGCCGTCGGCGGCGACGACTGGCGAGAACTCATGGGGACGGCGCGAGAGGTCGCTCTGGACCTGCGCGCGGACGGCGTGGTCGCCGTGACCCAGCGGGGCGAGGTCGTCTCCGGCACCGATCTACGTGGACCCATCCGCATCGTCGCCGGGGACGCACTCGGCTTCCGGCCACGCCCGGGCGGCACCTCCCCGGCGCCGTGA
- the trpD gene encoding anthranilate phosphoribosyltransferase produces the protein MGSSAAFDEGRSWPGVLGTLTSGRDLEPADARWAMSRIMEGLATDAQIAAFGVALDMKGVTGAELDALSSTMLDYSRRVPTSRSCVDIVGTGGDRQGTVNISTMSALVVSACGVPVVKHGNRAASSKSGGADVLEALGVAIDLGPDDVARSVDEVGVAFCFAPVFHPALRFAAAPRREIGIPTVFNILGPLTNPAAPAANLIGCAFESLMPVMAEVFALRGRSALVVRGSDGLDEITMTGPTRVLRVTDGHVDEDVISPGDFGMATCAIEELRGGDGRHNAAVARELLSGVRGPVRDAVLLNSAAALVAFDGLERGADLVPAMRSAVERAAKAVDDGEAARLLDRWAAFSAARS, from the coding sequence GTGGGGAGTTCTGCAGCGTTCGACGAGGGCCGGTCCTGGCCCGGGGTACTCGGCACGCTCACGTCGGGTCGGGACCTGGAACCGGCTGACGCCCGCTGGGCGATGTCCCGGATCATGGAAGGTCTCGCGACGGACGCCCAGATCGCCGCGTTCGGAGTCGCACTCGACATGAAGGGTGTGACGGGCGCGGAGCTCGACGCCCTGTCCTCGACGATGCTCGACTACTCCCGTAGGGTGCCGACCTCCCGGTCCTGCGTCGACATCGTCGGGACCGGTGGTGACCGGCAGGGAACGGTCAACATCTCGACGATGTCCGCTCTCGTCGTGAGTGCCTGCGGGGTGCCCGTGGTCAAGCACGGCAACCGTGCGGCGTCGTCGAAGAGCGGTGGGGCCGATGTCCTCGAGGCTCTCGGCGTCGCGATCGACCTGGGACCGGATGACGTCGCACGGAGCGTGGACGAGGTGGGTGTGGCCTTCTGCTTCGCGCCCGTGTTCCATCCGGCGCTCCGCTTCGCCGCCGCACCCCGCCGGGAGATCGGGATCCCCACGGTGTTCAACATCCTGGGACCACTGACCAACCCCGCAGCACCCGCCGCCAACCTCATCGGGTGCGCGTTCGAGAGCCTGATGCCCGTGATGGCCGAGGTGTTCGCGCTTCGGGGTAGATCGGCGCTCGTGGTGCGTGGCTCCGACGGTCTCGACGAGATCACGATGACGGGACCGACGCGTGTACTGCGTGTCACCGACGGCCACGTGGACGAGGACGTGATCTCTCCCGGGGACTTCGGGATGGCCACCTGCGCGATCGAGGAACTGCGCGGGGGCGACGGGAGACATAACGCGGCGGTGGCCCGGGAACTCTTGTCGGGCGTGAGAGGTCCCGTCAGGGACGCGGTGCTGCTCAACTCCGCGGCGGCGTTGGTGGCGTTCGATGGCCTCGAGCGGGGTGCGGACCTCGTGCCGGCGATGAGGTCGGCGGTGGAGCGCGCCGCGAAGGCGGTGGACGACGGCGAGGCCGCCCGACTCCTGGACAGGTGGGCGGCCTTCAGTGCCGCCCGGTCCTGA
- a CDS encoding heme-copper oxidase subunit III, which produces MTSAVDNSGSAMAQRVHSLNRPNMVSVGTIIWLSQELMFFAGLFAMYFVSKANSGGDWPSYPTHLNVPFALTITAILVASSVTCQMGVFAAEQGDVFGLRRWYIISALMGTVFLIGQAYEYYEMYLEGTTISSSVYGSVFFITTGFHGLHVAAGVLAFVVLVMRTTMSRFTPAQATAAIVVSYYWHFVDVVWIGLFVTIYFIQ; this is translated from the coding sequence GTGACGAGCGCAGTGGATAACTCAGGATCGGCGATGGCTCAGCGCGTTCATTCGCTGAACCGTCCGAACATGGTCAGTGTGGGCACCATCATCTGGTTGTCCCAGGAGTTGATGTTCTTCGCGGGGCTGTTCGCGATGTACTTCGTCTCCAAGGCGAACTCGGGAGGTGACTGGCCCTCCTACCCGACGCACCTCAACGTCCCGTTCGCTCTGACCATCACGGCGATCCTCGTGGCGTCCTCGGTCACCTGCCAGATGGGCGTCTTCGCCGCCGAGCAGGGGGATGTCTTCGGCCTCCGTCGCTGGTACATCATCTCGGCCCTGATGGGCACGGTCTTCCTCATCGGCCAGGCCTACGAGTACTACGAGATGTATCTCGAGGGCACCACGATCTCGTCCAGCGTCTACGGTTCGGTCTTCTTCATCACCACCGGTTTCCACGGCCTCCACGTCGCGGCCGGCGTCCTCGCGTTCGTCGTACTCGTCATGCGGACGACGATGTCCCGGTTCACCCCCGCCCAGGCCACCGCGGCCATCGTCGTGTCGTATTACTGGCACTTCGTCGACGTGGTCTGGATCGGCCTCTTCGTCACCATCTACTTCATTCAGTAG
- a CDS encoding ubiquinol-cytochrome c reductase iron-sulfur subunit, whose translation MSETPKNPSAADLDRMSDSELVRLGTELDEVDVRFREGRWPEGVTSRAEKRAARVVTTWFALSAVLALAFAVIYIAWPWEYRGQGEDGYWLYMAYTPLLGLTIGLSILFLGFGAVQFTKKFIPEEISVQTRHDGPSEDIDRRTIVAGLNDSWKTSTLGRRKVMGGFLGASVALIGLSAILPLGGMIKNPWRRGEMTIAGDGTLHTTGWTLASDTRPDGLPAEKVYLGRDTGKVFPDGHPPAGEGRLERIHVEDLAAGGLESVFPLPASALGDFEEHMHSIHGARNSVMLIRFRPADSAKVIKRKGQENFNYGDLYAYSKICTHLACPTSLYEQQTHRFLCPCHQSQFDALEYAKPIFGPAARALPQLPIAVDSEGYLVANGDFIEPVGPAFWERRS comes from the coding sequence ATGAGTGAGACCCCCAAGAACCCGTCCGCCGCGGACCTCGACCGGATGAGCGACTCCGAGCTCGTCCGGCTGGGTACCGAGCTCGACGAGGTCGACGTCCGATTCCGCGAGGGACGGTGGCCGGAGGGTGTCACCTCCCGTGCCGAGAAGCGCGCCGCCCGCGTCGTCACCACATGGTTCGCGCTGTCAGCGGTCCTCGCGCTCGCCTTCGCCGTGATCTATATCGCGTGGCCGTGGGAGTACCGCGGGCAGGGCGAGGACGGCTACTGGCTCTACATGGCGTACACGCCTCTGCTCGGCCTGACGATCGGACTGTCGATCCTGTTCCTGGGATTCGGGGCCGTGCAGTTCACCAAGAAGTTCATCCCGGAGGAGATCTCGGTCCAGACCCGCCACGATGGGCCGTCCGAGGACATCGACCGTCGGACGATCGTCGCCGGTCTCAACGACTCGTGGAAGACCTCGACCCTCGGTCGCCGCAAGGTCATGGGCGGGTTCCTCGGTGCGAGCGTGGCTCTCATCGGGCTGTCCGCGATCCTGCCTCTCGGGGGCATGATCAAGAACCCGTGGCGCCGCGGGGAGATGACCATCGCGGGAGACGGCACGCTGCACACCACGGGGTGGACCCTTGCCTCGGACACCCGGCCGGACGGGCTCCCCGCCGAGAAGGTGTACCTCGGTCGCGACACCGGCAAGGTCTTCCCTGACGGCCATCCGCCCGCGGGTGAGGGTCGCCTCGAACGGATCCACGTCGAGGACCTGGCAGCCGGCGGACTCGAGTCGGTGTTCCCGCTCCCCGCGAGCGCGTTGGGCGACTTCGAGGAGCACATGCACTCGATCCACGGAGCTCGGAACTCGGTCATGCTGATCCGCTTCCGCCCGGCCGACTCGGCCAAGGTGATCAAGCGCAAGGGCCAGGAGAACTTCAACTACGGCGACCTCTACGCCTACTCGAAGATCTGCACGCACCTCGCATGCCCCACCTCACTGTACGAGCAGCAGACGCACCGCTTCCTCTGCCCGTGCCATCAGTCGCAGTTCGACGCGCTCGAGTACGCGAAGCCGATCTTCGGCCCCGCCGCGCGCGCACTGCCGCAGTTGCCCATCGCGGTTGACAGCGAGGGATACCTCGTCGCCAACGGTGACTTCATCGAGCCGGTCGGACCTGCCTTCTGGGAGCGTCGTTCATGA
- a CDS encoding c-type cytochrome: protein MNSPHPPAADTPSPEPAVNPARPASSKRRRKATGALVIAAGLLGAGAIATAVVPEPQVATAQQDQAALIAEGKSIYDVACITCHGQNLQGVEDRGPSLVGTGAGATYFQVHSGRMPAANNEAQAERKKPRYSEHQIIALAAYVDLFGGGPEIVTDPDGSIAQESLLGASGEARAEEIARGSELFRLNCASCHNFTGRGGALSAGKYAPILDPANEQEIYQAMLTGPQNMPKFSDRQLTPDEKKDIIAYIRDTDSKVSPGGYALGGLGPVTEGVAIWLVGIVALIGATLWIGSRS from the coding sequence ATGAACTCACCTCACCCACCCGCTGCGGACACGCCGTCGCCGGAGCCCGCGGTGAACCCGGCACGTCCGGCCTCGTCGAAGCGTCGCCGTAAGGCGACGGGCGCGCTCGTCATCGCCGCCGGTCTGCTCGGCGCCGGGGCCATCGCCACGGCCGTAGTCCCCGAGCCCCAGGTGGCCACGGCCCAGCAGGACCAGGCCGCGCTCATCGCCGAGGGCAAGTCGATCTATGACGTCGCGTGCATCACCTGCCACGGGCAGAACCTGCAGGGTGTCGAGGACCGCGGCCCGTCGCTGGTCGGCACGGGCGCGGGGGCGACCTACTTCCAGGTCCACTCCGGTCGTATGCCCGCCGCCAACAACGAGGCCCAGGCCGAGCGGAAGAAGCCGCGCTACAGCGAGCACCAGATCATCGCGCTCGCGGCGTACGTCGATCTCTTCGGTGGTGGCCCCGAGATCGTCACCGATCCCGACGGTTCCATCGCCCAGGAGTCGCTGCTGGGGGCCTCGGGCGAGGCCCGGGCCGAGGAGATCGCGCGTGGTTCCGAGCTCTTCCGGCTCAACTGCGCCTCCTGCCACAACTTCACCGGTCGCGGTGGCGCGCTGTCGGCGGGCAAGTACGCCCCGATTCTGGACCCTGCCAACGAGCAGGAGATCTACCAAGCGATGCTCACCGGGCCGCAGAACATGCCCAAGTTCTCGGACCGTCAGCTCACGCCTGACGAGAAAAAGGACATCATCGCCTACATCAGGGACACGGACTCCAAGGTCTCCCCCGGCGGTTACGCGCTCGGCGGACTCGGCCCCGTGACCGAAGGTGTGGCCATCTGGCTAGTCGGCATCGTCGCCCTCATCGGTGCGACCCTCTGGATCGGATCCCGTTCATGA
- a CDS encoding glycosyltransferase family 4 protein, translating to MTKTLLITNDYPPRPGGIQSYLETYLAHLDPEDVAVLASTFRGRDSIEYDDSRPYLVERVPTEMLLPTPDLAKRARRLASDFGASTVWFGAAAPLAAMAPVLREGPVTRIVASTHGHEVGWSMLPGSRQVLRMIGESTDAVTYVSEYTRRRLAAAFGPHARLVHQPGGVDTDRFRPDPVRRRAIRERYGVADREVIVCLSRLVPRKGQDALIRSLPEIARRVPEAVLVVVGGGPYRRTLEGLARRHGVTDRVIFTGRIRADEIVDHHRMADVFAMPCRTRGGGLDVEGLGIVYLEASACGVPVVAGRSGGAPETVLDGTTGLVVDGTSTGEIVDAVAGLLSDRPRASSMGVRGRTWVLDSWRWEDLARNMRRVLSGD from the coding sequence ATGACGAAGACCCTGCTGATCACCAACGACTATCCGCCGCGGCCCGGTGGTATCCAGTCGTACCTGGAGACCTATCTGGCGCACCTGGACCCGGAGGACGTGGCGGTCCTCGCCTCGACGTTCCGGGGCCGGGACTCGATCGAGTACGACGACTCCCGCCCCTATCTGGTCGAGCGGGTCCCGACGGAGATGCTGCTGCCCACACCGGATCTCGCGAAGCGTGCCCGGCGACTGGCCTCGGACTTCGGGGCGAGCACGGTGTGGTTCGGTGCGGCAGCACCGCTGGCCGCCATGGCACCCGTCCTGCGGGAGGGGCCCGTCACCCGCATCGTCGCCAGCACCCACGGCCACGAGGTGGGGTGGTCGATGCTGCCGGGTTCGCGCCAGGTGCTCAGGATGATCGGTGAGTCCACGGACGCCGTCACCTACGTGAGTGAGTACACGAGGCGACGCCTCGCGGCGGCGTTCGGCCCGCACGCGAGGCTCGTGCACCAGCCCGGGGGGGTCGACACGGACAGGTTCCGGCCCGATCCCGTGCGGCGGCGGGCGATCCGCGAGCGCTACGGGGTGGCGGACCGTGAGGTGATCGTGTGTCTCTCCCGCCTCGTCCCGCGAAAGGGACAGGACGCGCTCATCCGCTCGCTGCCCGAGATCGCCCGCCGCGTCCCGGAAGCGGTCCTCGTCGTCGTCGGGGGTGGCCCGTACCGGCGGACGCTGGAGGGTCTGGCGCGCAGGCACGGGGTGACGGACCGGGTGATCTTCACCGGCCGGATCCGGGCGGACGAGATCGTCGATCACCACCGGATGGCGGACGTGTTCGCCATGCCCTGCCGCACGCGGGGTGGGGGACTCGACGTGGAGGGGCTGGGGATCGTGTATCTGGAGGCCTCGGCCTGCGGCGTCCCAGTCGTGGCCGGCCGGAGTGGTGGCGCCCCGGAGACGGTCCTGGACGGGACCACCGGGCTCGTGGTGGACGGGACCTCGACGGGCGAGATCGTCGACGCCGTGGCCGGTCTGCTCTCGGACCGGCCACGCGCGTCGTCGATGGGTGTCCGCGGACGCACCTGGGTTCTCGACTCCTGGCGCTGGGAAGACCTCGCCCGCAACATGCGGCGAGTGCTCTCCGGGGACTAG
- a CDS encoding DEDD exonuclease domain-containing protein, whose product MPCPPTRELVHTPGTTGVQAAFDELEPMLSEVTFVVVDLETTGTRPGTDEITEIGAVRVRGGEVRAELSTFVSITGSLPAHISRLTGIAPVDLVGAPALGEVMATFLEFSRGAVLVAHNARFDLGFLRAAAESTGHPWPDPPSVCTLTLARRILHRGETRGHRLGELASHLGSTVEPNHRALQDARATVDVLHALISRVGDCGVSTLTELRSYDGRLAPAVRRRANLTETLTTGPGVYLFRDASGGALYVGSSISVRRRARSYYSGADPRGRMRTMVGLAESVESVPCAHLLEAWTVEERLIDSLQPPYNRRSRSPRRGWWLSPPSGRAIRGHVTRTPEHPFALGPFRRTEDARAAWLDLAEATGSPPGAEEWEALVTGRDSTAVRAMIDRVDSLAAGGAFERAARLRDRAAALIRTLTRHQELSSTAGLRELVLAQPGPGRTWAVAVVRHGRLAGSGTVPAGAAPLPVIDSLRAGATTVQPGPGPFAGASASNIRNVHRWIDSGPTRIVSVTGCWTLPVGGAHTLAEWADRAEQAASTSGRAGVRTGRH is encoded by the coding sequence ATGCCCTGCCCCCCGACTCGAGAACTGGTCCACACCCCGGGGACCACGGGGGTCCAGGCCGCCTTCGACGAGCTCGAGCCGATGCTCTCCGAGGTGACGTTCGTCGTCGTCGACCTGGAGACCACCGGTACCCGGCCGGGAACGGATGAGATCACCGAGATCGGCGCGGTCCGGGTACGGGGTGGGGAGGTCCGGGCCGAGCTGTCCACCTTCGTCTCCATCACCGGCTCGCTGCCGGCCCACATCAGCAGGCTCACCGGGATCGCGCCCGTCGATCTCGTCGGGGCCCCTGCACTCGGTGAGGTGATGGCGACGTTCCTGGAGTTCTCCCGCGGCGCCGTACTGGTCGCCCACAATGCCCGGTTCGACCTCGGATTCCTCCGCGCGGCCGCCGAGTCGACCGGCCACCCGTGGCCCGATCCCCCGTCGGTGTGCACGCTCACGCTGGCCCGGCGCATCCTCCATCGGGGCGAAACCCGTGGGCACCGCCTCGGCGAACTCGCCTCCCATCTGGGATCCACAGTCGAGCCGAACCACCGGGCGCTCCAGGACGCCCGCGCCACCGTCGACGTCCTTCACGCACTGATCTCCAGGGTCGGTGACTGCGGGGTGTCGACGCTCACCGAGCTCCGTTCCTACGACGGACGCCTCGCCCCCGCGGTCCGGCGCCGGGCCAATCTGACCGAGACGCTCACCACCGGCCCCGGGGTCTACCTGTTCCGGGACGCGTCGGGCGGCGCGCTGTACGTGGGGTCGTCCATATCGGTCCGGCGCCGAGCCCGCTCCTACTACTCCGGAGCTGATCCACGCGGCAGGATGCGGACGATGGTCGGCCTCGCCGAGAGCGTCGAGTCGGTGCCGTGCGCACACCTCCTGGAGGCGTGGACCGTCGAGGAGCGGCTCATCGACTCTCTCCAGCCGCCCTACAACCGGCGGTCCAGGTCTCCGCGCCGAGGGTGGTGGCTCTCCCCTCCCTCGGGACGTGCGATCCGGGGGCACGTCACCCGGACCCCGGAACACCCGTTCGCCCTCGGACCCTTTCGGAGAACCGAGGACGCCAGGGCCGCGTGGCTGGATCTGGCGGAGGCCACCGGTTCGCCACCCGGCGCCGAGGAATGGGAGGCGCTGGTCACCGGCCGGGACTCCACGGCCGTCAGGGCGATGATCGACCGGGTCGACTCGCTCGCCGCGGGTGGAGCCTTCGAGCGCGCGGCCCGGCTGCGAGATCGCGCGGCGGCACTGATCCGGACCCTCACCCGGCACCAGGAGCTCTCCTCCACCGCGGGTCTACGCGAACTGGTCCTGGCCCAACCCGGGCCCGGGCGCACCTGGGCGGTGGCGGTCGTGCGTCACGGGCGCCTCGCCGGTTCGGGAACGGTGCCCGCCGGAGCAGCACCACTGCCCGTGATCGACTCGCTCAGGGCGGGCGCCACGACCGTGCAACCCGGCCCCGGGCCGTTCGCCGGAGCCAGCGCCTCGAACATCCGCAACGTGCACAGGTGGATCGATTCCGGACCCACCCGCATCGTGTCGGTCACGGGGTGCTGGACCCTGCCCGTCGGCGGTGCCCACACACTCGCGGAGTGGGCGGATCGAGCCGAGCAGGCGGCGTCGACGAGCGGTCGAGCGGGTGTCAGGACCGGGCGGCACTGA
- a CDS encoding cytochrome bc complex cytochrome b subunit — MSNNTKLAEVGNNLDSRYTMAKGMRRQINKVFPTHWSFLLGEIALYSFIILLISGVYLTLFFDPSMSKVIYQGAYAPLNGIEISRAYETALNISFEVRGGLFVRQIHHWAALLFVASMVVHMIRIFFTGAFRRPREANWVIGCVLLLLGIVEGFLGYGLPDDVLSGTGIRITSGIIVGLPVIGTWMHWMIFGGDFPGDLLIPRFYILHVLIIPAIILALIAAHLALVWYQKHTQFPGPGRTENNVVGVRILPVFAVKSVAFGAITVGMLMLFSGMFTINAIWNLGPYNPSHISAGSQPDWYMLWTEGGARVMPAWEIYLGNYTIPAVLWVAVMLGAMVVIMFLYPWIEAKLTGDTAHHNLLQRPRDVPVRTAAGVMAITFYVILVLMGSNDLIAYHFNISLNATTWAGRIGLILLPPLMYFFTYRLCLGLQRADREVLEHGIETGIIMRMPQGEFVEVHQPLAGVDEHGHAVPLEYAGAKVPTKMNQLGAAGRPPRGALTADPADEVHMLDESEHGKHDREHSMLTTLQEENRTRRHEY, encoded by the coding sequence ATGAGTAACAACACCAAACTCGCGGAGGTCGGGAACAATCTCGACTCGCGATACACCATGGCCAAGGGCATGCGCCGGCAGATCAACAAGGTCTTCCCCACGCACTGGTCCTTCCTGCTGGGCGAGATCGCCCTGTACAGCTTCATCATCCTGCTGATCTCGGGTGTGTACCTCACGCTCTTCTTCGACCCGTCGATGTCGAAGGTGATCTATCAGGGCGCCTACGCGCCCCTCAACGGCATCGAGATCTCCCGTGCCTACGAGACCGCGCTCAACATCTCTTTCGAGGTCCGTGGCGGGCTCTTCGTCCGTCAGATCCACCACTGGGCGGCGCTGCTCTTCGTCGCCTCGATGGTCGTCCACATGATCCGGATCTTCTTCACCGGCGCGTTCCGTCGCCCGCGTGAGGCGAACTGGGTCATCGGCTGTGTGCTGCTGCTGCTGGGTATCGTCGAGGGCTTCCTCGGCTACGGCCTGCCGGACGACGTCCTGTCGGGTACCGGTATCCGGATCACCTCAGGCATCATCGTCGGACTCCCGGTCATCGGGACCTGGATGCACTGGATGATCTTCGGCGGGGACTTCCCCGGCGATCTCCTGATCCCGCGCTTCTACATCCTGCACGTGCTGATCATCCCCGCCATCATCCTGGCGCTCATCGCCGCGCACCTCGCGTTGGTCTGGTACCAGAAGCACACGCAGTTCCCCGGGCCCGGCCGCACGGAGAACAACGTCGTCGGCGTCCGCATCCTCCCGGTCTTCGCGGTCAAGTCGGTCGCGTTCGGCGCCATCACCGTCGGCATGCTCATGCTCTTCTCGGGCATGTTCACGATCAACGCCATATGGAACCTGGGGCCATACAACCCATCCCACATATCGGCCGGCTCGCAACCCGACTGGTACATGTTGTGGACCGAGGGCGGCGCGCGAGTGATGCCCGCGTGGGAGATCTACCTGGGCAACTACACCATCCCCGCGGTGCTCTGGGTCGCCGTGATGCTCGGCGCGATGGTCGTGATCATGTTCCTGTACCCGTGGATCGAGGCCAAGCTCACCGGCGACACCGCGCATCACAACCTGCTCCAGCGTCCGCGCGACGTGCCGGTTCGTACCGCGGCCGGTGTCATGGCCATCACGTTCTACGTGATCCTTGTGTTGATGGGATCCAACGACCTCATCGCCTATCACTTCAACATCTCACTGAACGCCACCACATGGGCGGGACGGATCGGCCTCATCCTTCTGCCGCCGCTCATGTACTTCTTCACCTACCGGCTCTGCCTGGGCCTCCAACGGGCCGACCGGGAGGTTCTGGAGCACGGAATCGAGACCGGCATCATCATGCGGATGCCGCAGGGCGAGTTCGTCGAGGTCCACCAGCCGCTCGCGGGGGTCGACGAGCACGGACACGCGGTGCCGCTCGAGTACGCCGGTGCCAAGGTGCCCACGAAGATGAACCAGCTCGGTGCCGCCGGTCGCCCCCCGCGTGGTGCACTGACGGCGGACCCGGCCGACGAGGTCCACATGCTCGACGAGTCCGAGCACGGCAAGCACGACCGGGAGCACTCGATGCTCACCACGTTGCAGGAGGAGAACCGTACTCGTCGCCACGAGTACTGA